In Thunnus maccoyii chromosome 3, fThuMac1.1, whole genome shotgun sequence, the following proteins share a genomic window:
- the rassf1 gene encoding ras association domain-containing protein 1 isoform X2, producing MTWGSTESSTFSSQDESKSELELYFTACTSFFHKVRRSTDEQIDLSKQELSVGEIQQKVQEYNAQVNSSLYMVINKDGSYTGFIKVHFQLVRPISLPPPQSLEEDQQGALMKRRTSFYLPKDTAKHLHISSQTRVREVIEALLNKFTLVDNPAKFSLFERTDRQNQVYMRKLSDDECPLYLRLCAGPSEKVLSLVLKENETGEVNWDAFSFPELCNFLRILQREEEEHVRQIVKRYALAREMMKKAMSRITTPG from the exons ATGACTTGGGGAAGCACAGAAAGCAGCACATTCTCCAGTCAGGACGAAAGCAAATCAGAGCTGGAACTGTATTTTACTGCCTGTACATCTTTCTTTCACAAGGTCAGAAGGTCAACG gaTGAACAGATTGATTTGAGTAAACAGGAATTGAGTGTTGGTGAGATCCAACAGAAGGTTCAGGAGTATAATGCTCAGGTCAACAGCAGTCTCTACATGGTGATT AATAAAGACGGGTCCTACACTGGTTTCATCAAGGTCCACTTTCAGTTAGTTCGTCccatctccctccctcctcctcagagCCTGGAGGAAGATCAGCAGGGCGCACTGATGAAGCGACGTACATCTTTCTACCTCCCCAAAGACACTGCAAAGCACCTGCACATAAGCTCCCAAACACGGGTACGCGAAGTCATCGAGGCATTGCTCAATAAATTTACCCTGGTGGACAACCCAGCCAAGTTTTCCCTGTTTGAACGCACTGACAGACAAAATCAAG TGTACATGCGTAAACTGTCTGACGATGAGTGTCCCCTCTACCTTCGCTTGTGTGCTGGTCCGAGTGAAAAAGTCCTGAGTCTGGTCTTGAAGGAGAATGAGACGGGGGAGGTGAAT TGGGATGCATTTAGCTTTCCTGAGTTGTGCAACTTTCTGCGAATTCTGCAGCGTGAGGAGGAAGAACATGTACGACAGATAGTGAAGCGATACGCTCTTGCCAGAGAGATGATGAAGAAGGCCATGTCAAGGATTACTACTCCTGGTTGA